The DNA segment GGGCGCGGGCTACCGCAGGCAGCCCCTGCTGTCCCCGCACAACATGTACCTGCTGGTGCTCGGCGAGCAGGGGCTGACCGGGCTGCTGTGCCTCGCGGGCGGCTGGCTGGCCATGCTGGTGCGCGGGCTGCGCGGCCTGTGGCGGACGCGCCGCCCGGGACCGGTCCCGGAGTGCGCCCTGATCGGCTGCGGCCTGCTGTTCTGGCAACTCGTCGACTTCGCCTACGCCGACATCGGCGGCCCGTCGACCGTCCTGACCGCGGTGTGCTTCGGGCTGGTCGCGTGGTGGGCCCTGGTCGGCGGCGACGAGCCCGCCCCGACCTGCCCCGCCGCGCCCTCGCCGCGGCCTCGCGGGCGCGCCGGGAAGGCCGTCGTCCGGTGACGGTGACGCCCTCACGGGGCCCCGGCCCTGACATGGCCCCGCCGGCCGGTCCGACCGGGCCGACCGGCGGCGACCGCGCCCCTCGCCACCCGGCGCCCACCACCCCGACCGCCCCCACCGTCGCGGCCGCCCCCACGCCCGTTCCCGCCCCCATTCCGGTCCCGGTTCCCGCGCCCGCCCCCGAACGGCAAGCCCCCCTGACCGGCCGTTCGCTCGCCAAGGCCACCCTCCTCACCGCCTCCCTCTCGGTCGCGGGGGCGTTGCTGGGGCTGGTGCGGGACCAGTCGCTGGCGCGGCTGTTCGGGGCCGGCCGGGACACGGACGCCTTCCTGGTGGCGTGGACCGTGCCGGAGTTCGCGGCCACGCTGCTCATCGAGGACGGGCTGGCGTTCGCGCTGATCCCGGCGTTCAGCGTGGCGCTGGCCCGCCGGGCGCGGGGCGCTGCCGGGGACCCGGTACGGTCCCTGATCGCCGGTACGCTCCCCCGGCTGGCGCTGGCCTTCGCCGCCGTGGGCGCGCTGGTCGCCGTGGCGGCCCCGGGGGTCGTCAAGGTCCTGGCGCCCGGTCTGCCCGACCCCGGGCTCGCCGTGGACTGCACCCGGATCACCGCGACCTGCGTGGTCAGCTTCGGCCTCGCCGGGTACTGCAGCGCGGCCCTGCGGGCGCACCGCCGCTTCCTGGCACCGGCCGCGATCTACGTCGCCTACAACACGGGCATCGTCACGGCGATGTTCGCGCTCGGCGGCGCCTGGGGGGTGCGCTCGGCGGCGTTCGGGGTCGCGGTGGGCGGGGTGCTGATGGTCCTCACCCAACTGCCGTCGCTGGTGGGCCAGTTCCGCGCGCGCCGGGTGACGGGCGGCGGCGGACCCGACACGGGCGGGGCGCCGCGCCCCCTGGACGTTCCGCTGATGGCCACCGTGCTGCTGTTCGCGCTGTGCCGGCAGTCGCAGGTGCTCATCGAGCGGTTTCTCGCCTCCAGCCTGCCCGCCGGGGCCATCTCGCACCTGAACTACGCCCAGAAGATCGCGCAGATCCCGATGACCATGTCGATGATGCTGTGCACGGTCACCTTCCCGGTGGTGGCGCGGGCGCTGGCCGAGGGCGACACCGAGCGGGCCCGGATCCGGGTGGAGCGGGACCTGTCGGTGGCCTCCTGCCTGGTGCTGCTCGGCACCGCCGCCGTGGTGGCCTGCGCACCGCAGATCGTCCATCTGCTTTTCCAGCGGGGCGCGTTCACCGCCCGGGACACCGCGGCGACCGCGGGGGTGATGCGGGTGTACGCGCTCGGACTGCTCGGCCAGACCCTGACGGGTGTCCTGGTCCGCTCCTACTTCTCGGCGGGCCGCGCCACCTGGTACCCGGTCGGCGCCATGGCCGCCGGGATCGCCGCGACCTCCCTGATCGGCGCCGGCACGGTCGGCGCGTACGGCGTGACCGGGATCGCCGCCGCCAACGCCACCGGCATCACGCTGACCGCCGCCCTGCTGCTGTGCGGCATGCGCACCGCCCGGCACGGCCGCCCGCGTGGGGTGCCGGTCCGCACCGGGCCCGTGCTGCGTGAGCTGGGCCGGCCGCTGGGGGCCGCGGTGCCGGCCACGGCGGCCGGGGCGCTCGTGGCGGCCCGGCCCACCGCTCCCCTCGCGGGGTTCGCCGCCGGTGGCGTCACCGTGACCGTCGTCTTCGTCCTGCTCTGCTGGGCCCTGGGTGCCCAGGGCTTCGCTCCCGCGTTCCGTTCCATGACCGCCCACACCCGAAGGCTCGCCCATGCCGTCTTCCGTTGAGTCCGTCCCCCGCGCCGACTCCTCGGGCCCGGCCAGACCCGGCCCGGTCCCGTGGATCGCCATGTACCACTCGGTCGGCGACCGCTCCGACGACCCGTACCGCGTCACGGTCACGCCCGGCCGGCTGGAGCGGCAGCTGCGCTGGCTGCGCGGGCGCGGTCTGCGGGGGGTGTCCGTCGCCGAGCTGCTCGCCGCCCGCGCCCGCGGTGAGGGCCGCGGCCTGGTGGGCCTCACCTTCGACGACGGCTACGCCGACTTCCTCACCCACGCCCTTCCGCTGCTGGCCCGCTGGGACTGTACGGCGACCCTGTTCGTGCTGCCCGGCCGGCTCGGCGGCGTCAACGCCTGGGATCCGCTGGGCCCGCGCAAGCCGCTGCTCACCGCCGACGGCATCCGGGACGCGGCCCGGGCCGGCGTGGAGATCGGCTCGCACGGCCTCACCCACGTCGACCTGACCCGCGCCGACGACACCGTCCTCGGAGCCGAGACGGCCGGAAGCCGTTCCACGCTCCAGGAGTTGACGGGCGCGACGGTCGCCGGCTTCTGCTATCCCTACGGCACCGTCGACCAGCGCGCCGTGGACGCCGTACGGCGGGCCGGCTACGACTACGCCTGCGCCATCGACCCCGGCGGGCTGACCGGCCCGTTCGCGCTGCCCCGCGTGTACGTCGGGCAGGACGACACCGCCGCCCGCCTGTTCCTGAAGTACCGGCTGCACCGGCTGCGGCGCCGACCGGTCGAGGGGCTGTGATGAGGGCGCTGCATGTCATCACCGGGCTCGGCGTGGGCGGCGCCGAGCAGCAACTCCGGCTGCTGCTGCGCCACTTGCCCCTCACATGCGACGTGGTGACGCTGACCAACCCCGGGTCGGTGGCCGAGGGGCTGGCCGCCGACGGGGTGCGGGTGTCCCACCTCGGCATGGCGGGCAACCGTGACCTGGGCGCGCTGCCCCGCCTGGCCCGGCTGATCCGGCGCGGCGGCTACGACCTCGTGCACACCCATCTCTACCGGGCCTGCCTGTACGGCCGGATCGCGGCCCGGCTGGCCGGGGTGCGCGCGGTCGTCGCCACCGAACACTCCCTGGGCGACTCGCAGATGGAGGGCCGGCCGCTCACGGCGGGGGTGCGCGCGCTGTACCTGGCCGGGGAGCGGCTGGGCCGGGTCACGGTCGCCGTGTCGCCCACGGTCGCCGACCGCCTCACCCACTGGGGCGTGCCCCGGCCGCGCATCGCGGTCGTACCGAACGGCATCGACCTGGACCGGTTCCGCTTCGACCCGGTACGACGGCTGCGCGTCCGCGCCGAACTCGGCCTGACCGACGACGCGTTCGTCATCGGCGGCATCGGCAGGCTCGCGCCCGGCAAGCGCTTCGACGTCCTCGTGCACGCGCTCGCCCGGCTCCCCGGCGACTGCAGGCTGCTGCTGGCCGGCGGCGGCGCCGAGGAGGGCGCCCTGCGCCGCACCGCCGTCGAGGCCGGGGTCGCCGACCGGGTGCTGTTCACCGGGGAACGGCCGTGCGTCCCCGACGGCTCACCCGGCCCGGACCTGCCCGCGCTGGCCTCGGCGATGGACGTGCTCGCCTCGCCGTCCCCGGAGGAGGCGTTCGGACTGGCCGTCATCGAGGCGCTGGCCGCCGGGCTGCCGGTGCGGTACGCCTCCTGCCCGGCCGTCGAGGACCTGTCCCCGGAAGCCGCCCCCGGGGCCCGGCGCGTCCGGGGCGGCGCCGACGCCTACGCCCGCGCGCTCGCCGAGGTCCGTGCGGCCGAGCCCGGCCCGCGCACCGCCCCCGAGGCGGCCCGCCACTACCGCATCACCCGCAGCGCCGCCCTGCTGATGGACGTCTACGCGTCGGCGCTGGCCCGCACGGTCCCCTCGTCCCGTTCCCCGCAGAAAGTCAGCCCGTCATGACCGAGACCCACTCCCGGCGCCATCGCACCGCCTCCCGTCCGCCGGGCGGCCGTACCCTCCCGCCCTGGTCGCTGGTGGCGGCCGGCGTGCTCGCGGGCGGCCTGCTCGGCGGCGCCTACGGCGTGCTGAAACCGCCGGTGTACACGGCCACCAGCTACCTCGTCGCCGTACCCACCGAGCACTCCGACACCGCCTCCGCGCTCGGCTTCGCGCAGGTCTACGGCCGGGTCGCCACCCAGGACGTCGTACTGGCCGAGGCGCGGGCGGGCGCGGGCGTGCCGCTGGACACCCTGCGCGACAGCGTGCGCACGGCCACCTCGCCGGACGCGCCGATGGTCGCCGTCTCCGCCACCTCCGCGCGCCCCGCCCAGGCCGCCGCCATGGCCAACGCGGTGGCCGTCTCCCTGGCCCAGCACGCCGACGCCACCAAGGCCGACACCCACGTCGGGCTCCAGCGGTTCGCGCCCGCCGTGCCGCCGAGCACGCCGACCTCGGCCTCGGCGGGGGTGACCGCGCTGGTCGGGGCGAGCGCCGGCGGGCTGCTCGGCGGGCTGGCGCTGCTGGTCCGGCCGGGCCGCCGGCCGGAGGAGGAACCCGCGCGGCCGGCCTCGCTGCCCGGTCCGACTCTCGCCGCCGACGCGCACCGTCCGCTGTGACGGCCACGTACCCGGCGCGCACCAGGCACCGCGCGCAGCCCACGGCCGCGGCCGGACTCGTCACCGAACTCGTCACCGACGAACGGGCCTTCGCCGCGCTGGCCCCGGCCTGGGGACGGCTGTACAAGCGGTGCGCCGCCGCGACCCCGTTCCAGAGCCACGCGTGGCTGCACTCGTGGTGGCAGTCGTACGGCAGGCCGCGCCGGCTCAGGCTGTTACTGGTGCGCCGCGGACGCGATCTGGTCGCGGCGGCCCCGCTGATGCTGGTCCGCCGGCCGCTGCCCGCGCTGGTGCCGCTCGGCGGGGCGATCTCGGACTACGCGGACGTACTGCTGGACGACGCCGACGACGGACGCGCGCTCGGCGCCCTGACCGAGGCCCTGTCGGCGGCGGCGCGCACGGCCCTGATCGACCTGCGCGAGGTCCGCCCGGGCGCCGTGGCCGAGCGGATCCACGACCGCTGGCGCGGGCCGCGCCGCGGGGTGCCGGACTCGCTGTGCCTGGAGCTGCCCGCGGTGCCCATGGCCGAACTGGTCGCCCGGCTGCCGTCGGGCAAGGCCCAGCGGGTGCGCGCCAAGCTCCGCAAGCTGACCGCGCTGGGGGTGACGCGGCGGGTGGCCGGACCGATGGAGGTGGACGTCGCCCTGCACCGGCTGCTGGCCCTGCACCGCTTGCAGTGGCAGGACCGGAAGGTGACGAGCGAGCACCTCAGTCCCCGGTTCCGCGAGCATCTGGCGCGCGCGGTGGGTCCGATGGTGCGCTCCGGGAACGCCGTCGTGACGGAGTTCCGGATCGGCGCGGACGTGGTCGCCGTCGACCTGACCCTGCTGTCCCGGAGCCTGGCCGGCGGCTATCTGTACGGCGCCCATCCGCGCCTGCGCGAGACCAGGGCGGACGTGGCCGTGATGCTGCTGGACGCGTGCACCGAGCGGACCGTCGCGGGCGGGCACGGGGCGCTGAGTCTGCTGCGCGGCGACGAGCCCTACAAGCACCACTGGCGTCCCGAACCGGTCGTCAACCGGCGGCTGCTGCTGGCCCGGCGGAGCACCGCCCCACTGCTGTCGGCCGCGCTGCTGGACGCGGCCGCCCGGCAGCGGGGCAAGGAGGTGCTGCACCGGTGGAAGGAACGCGACCGGGACTAGGCGGTGTCTCCCCGATCTTCGCGGGTCCGCGACGCCCTGATCCACGAAGATCGAAGAGACACCCCCTAGCGGCTCCGCGACCACCAGTCGAAGCGCAGGCAGAGCTTTCCGCCGAGCCAGTACTCGACCCAGTCACCGAGGTTCAGCGGCGAGCAGTTGGCGGGAGGACTCGTGACGGGCACGGGGGTGGGCGCGGGAGCCTGCACCGGGGTCGGGGTGGGTGTCGGGGTCGGGGTGGGCTTGACCACCGGGGTCGGAGTGGGGGTCGGGGTGGGCTTGACGACTGGGCTCGGAGTGGGGGTCGGGGTGGGTTTGACGACCGGGGTCGGAGTCGGGGTCGGGGTCGGGGTGGGTTCCGGGGCCGGCTGGTCGGTGCGGCCGTACAGGGCGGACCGGTAGACCTCGGAGGACCGGGGGTTGCGCGAGCACTGCCACACCCCGTGCGGGCAGTAATCGGTCAGCGTGTTGTACAGCGGCTTGTGCTCGTCGATCCAGGCGAGCATGCGCCGCATGTACTCGGTGTTGTCCCCGTTGCTGAAGAGTCCCCACTCCGGATAGGAGACGGGCTTGCCGTGGGCCTTGGCGAAGTCCACCTGCTGCTGGAGGCCGTAGGGTTCCGCCACCTGCTCGTCGAAGGACAGGCCGCTCGGCTGGTCGTAGGAGTCCATGCCGATGACGTCGACCATGTCGTCGCCCGGGTAGCACTCGGTCCACGGCACGGCGTCGCGGCCGCGGCTCGGCGCGAAGTCGAACCGGAACCTCTGGCCCGGCACCGACCGCATGGTGGTGACGATCCGCTTCCAGTACGCCTTCCAGGCCTCCGGGTCCGGTCCGCAGCGGTGGGTGTACGTGGCGCCGTTCATCTCCCAGCCGAGCACGAGCACCGTGTCCGGCACGCCCAGCGCCACCAGCCGCTGGGCCAGGGCACGGAAGTGCCGGTCGAACTGTCCCGCCTCGCCCAGCCGCAGCAGCAGGCGCACCTGGGCGTCGGAGAGGTTGTCCTCGTTGCGCTCCTGCATGGGCACGTTGAGCACGAGGGTGCGGTCCGCCTTCTCGCGCCGCCAGTGCGCCCACACGTCCAGGAAGCCGGGCGCGCCCTCGATGTCGGCCCAGTGGTCGCCGGGCAGATAGGTGTGCGCGACCTTCAGCTCCGCGTCGCCGAGCCAGTGACTGAGCCCGGCCATCCGCGCCACTCCGAGCGCCCCGGAGTCGAGGAAGGCACCGAAGGCCGGATACGTCTTCGCGGGAGCTGCCGGTGCCGGAGTGACCGGTGCGGGAGTCGTCGGCGTCGGAGTCGTCGGCGTCGGTGCGGCGGGCGTCGGATCAGCCGCCGCCGGAGCGGTCGGCGTAGGTGCGGTCGCTGCCGATGCGCTCGGTGCAGGAGCCGTCGGTGCCGAAGCGCTCGGTGCGAGAGCCGTCGGTGCGGGAGCGGGATGATCGGTCGCCCGTGTCCCTCCCGCCGCGAATCCGGGACCGGCCGTCAGGGCGACCGACGCGGTGATCGTCGCCGCGACCACGGCCAGTCGCGGGCGCCGGACCCTTCGCTGCTGTCGAGCCATGATCGCCCTCTCTCCACGCGACTGCCTTCCCGGCGCGCGCTCCTTGTTATTGACACCCAGTCACATCGATACGGATGCCGCCAGTGCGGTTACGGCTTTCAGGTGGTCCCGGGCGCCGCACGGGTGAGCCGGCCGGCCCGGGCCGCGGAGAAAGCGAGCGGTTGCTGATGTACGACCTGCTGGTGGTGGGGGCGGGTCCCTACGGCCTGTCCGTCGCGTCGCACGCGGTGGCGGCCGGACTGGACGTGCGGGTCTTCGGGCGGCCCATGGCGACCTGGCTCGACCACATGCCCCGGGGAATGCTCCTGGAGTCGGCGCCGTGGGCGACCAACCTCTCGGATCCGGAAGGCCGTTGGCGCCTCGATGTGTTCCGCGCGTTCCGCGCGTCCCGCGGGACGACGGTCCCGCACGCCGATCCCCTCCCGCTGGAGGTGTTCACCGAGTACGGCCTGTGGTTCGCCCGCAACGCCGTGCCGCCGCCCGACGAGCGGACGGTGACCGGGGTGGCACCCTGCCAGGGCGGCTTCGAGGTGAACGTCGAGGACGGGGAGAGGCTCACCGCGCGGACGGTCGCGCTGGCCGTGGGCGTGCCGCCGTTCGCCGAGCTGCCCGCGCCGCTGCGCGGAGTGCCGTCCGCCCTCGTCTCGCACAGCAGCCACCACCGCGACCTAGAACGGTTCCGCGACCAGGATGTCACCGTGCTCGGCGCCGGCCAGTCGGCCCTGGAGACGGCCGCGCTGCTGGCCGAACAGGGCACGCGGGTAAGGCTGCTGGCCCGCGCGGAGCGACTGCGCTGGAACCCGGTCCCGTCCGCCCTCGAACGCCCGTGGTGGCACTCGGCCCGGGCCCCGCACAGCGCCCTCGGCCGCGGCTGGCGCAACGGGTTCTACGCCGAACGGCCCGACCTGTACCGGCGGCTGCCGGCGCGGACCCGGGCCCGGCTCGCAGTGGACGCGCGCGGCCCGGCGGGCGCCTGGTGGCTGCGTGAACGGGTGGAGCCCCGGGTGGCGGCGCTGCTCGGCCATGAGCTGGTGGCGGCGCGTGAAGTGCCGGGCGGACTACGCCTGGAGACGGCCGGGCGGCGGGGCGGCAGGCGGGTGCTGGAGACCGGCCACGTCATCGCGGCGACCGGCTTCCGGGTGGGCCGCGAGCGACTGCGCCTGGTCTGCCCCGGGTTGCGCGCGCTGCTGGCCACCGGCGCCGGCGGGGCGCCGGAAGTGGGCCTGGACTTCGAGTCGTCGTACCCCGGGCTGTTCCTCGCCGGTCTGGTCACGGCCGCGGACTTCGGCCCGGCGATGCGTTTCGTGCACGGCGCGTCCTTCACGGCGGACACGCTGGTGCGCGGGGTACGGCGACGACTGCGGGAGGGGCCGGCCGGCTGGCGGATTCCGGCCGGACGGCGTGGCGAGGTGCCGGACGGGGCCCGGCACTGAAGGATGCGATACGGCTCCCTGGCGGTACGGCGCCGGGGTGCCGCCTGGCGGGCGGAGTCGCGGGTGGCGGGGTGCCGGGCACTGAGGTCCGGCACCCGACGCGTTACCGACGAGACGCGGCTCGGCCTCGCCGGTACAGAACGGCACCGGCCACGATCAGCGCCGCACTCGCGGCCGAGGTCGCGATCATGGCGCGGGCATCGCCACCGGTGTGCGGAAGTGAGGGCGGCGGACCGTGGTGGTGGCCGCCGTGGGGAGGAGGCGTGTGGTGACCACCATGCGGAGGCGGGGTGTGGTGTCCGCCGTGGGGTGGAGGCGTGGTCTCCTCGCCGCCGTAGGGAGGCGGGGTGTGGTGGCCGCCGTGGGGTGGAGGCGTGGTCTCCTCGCCGCCGTAGGGAGGCGGGGTGTGGTGGCCGCCGGGCGGGGTGGAGTGCTCGCCGTACGGGGGAGGCGTGGTCTCCTCGCCGCCGTAGGGGGGCCGGGTGGTGGTTTCTCCACCGCCGTAGGGAGGCGCGGTGGTCGTCTCGCCGCCACCGTAGGGAGGCGCCGTGGTCTCGTCCCCACCGTAGGGAGGCGCCGTGGTCTCGTCCCCACCGTACGGAGGCGCAGTGGTCTCGTCCCCACCGTACGGAGGCGCAGTGGTCTCGTCCCCACCGTACGGAGGCGCAGTGGTCTCGTCCCCACCGTACGGAGGCGCAGTGGTCTCGTCCCCGCCATAGGCGGGCGGAGTGGTCTCGTCGCCGCCGTACGGAGGCGCGGTCGTCTCGTCCCCGCCGTACGCGGGCGGAGTGCTCTCGTTGCCGCCGTACGCGGGCGGAGTGGTCTCCTCGCCGCCGTACGGAGGCGCGGTCGTCTCGTCCCCGCCGTACGCGGGCGGAGTGCTCTCGTTGCCGCCGTACGCGGGCGGGGTGGTCTCCTCGCCGCCGTAGGCGGGCGGAGTGGTCGCGGGGCTCGGGGAGCCGTAACCGGAGTCGTCGTCGGAGTCGCCGTACGCGGGCGTGTGCGAGGCACCGGCGTGTGTCTTCGAACCGTGGCTGTTCGCACAGGAGTTACCGAACGCGGGGTTCAGCGCGGCCGCCACGTCGACGGAGTTGCCGCAGGCGTTGACCGGGACGTCCACCGGCACTTCGACGGTGTTGCCGGACAGCACACCGGGCGAGCCCTGTGCGGTGCCGTGCGCGCCCGAGTCGGCGAGCGCCTGGCCGCCGTACAAGGACATCACACCCGTCGCTGCGGCGGCAGCGGCCACGACCATGCCCTTGCTGAGGGTCTGTCGCAATGTGGTTGTCTTCCTGCTCGAAGAAGTGGGAAGGCCGGCCTCGGAACACGTAATCGAAGGATCGACGGTCCGAGGCCGGCCTGAACGCAGCCGTGGGCTGGTGCGTTGTGTTACCTGTGTCAGTCGTTGCCGCAGGCGCTGCCGAACGCCGGGTTCAGCAGACCGATGACGTCGACCGAGTCGCCACACACGTTGACCGGCACGTGAACCGGGATCTCGACCGTGTTGCCGGACAGGACGCCCGGGGAACCGACAGCGGCGCCCGTGGCACCGGAGTCGGCGAAGGCGGGCACCGCACCACCCAGGGCGAGGATCGCACCGGCGATGACAGCAGCGCTCTTCTTCATGGAGTTTCCCTTCTCTGCGGTCATGCCCCTATGTCGGCCGAAACCGAGCGAGCACAGCTTGAACGGCTCGCACCATGACCAGCAGGCTGTAAAACGAGGCATAGACAGCCGAAGAAACTATGGAACGCGAGTCGCCCCGGAATTCACTCGAACGCCTTCACAAAATTGACACGTTGGCGGAATCGGCCGGATCCGAGTCCGCGGCGTGCGCGGGAAATCGCAGGAGAAACGCTTCTTCAGAAAAAAGCGAAGGCCGCCCGGGCGGTGCGGAAACTCCGCACGCGCCCGGACGGCCTTTCGGACCGCGAGGGGTCAGTTGTTGGCGGTGCCGTTGCCGGACAGGGCCGAGACGTCGTCCAGGACGTGCGAGAGCGGCTCGTCGTCCTTGGCCTGGGTGGAGTTCTCGGCGCACTGCTGGTTCTGCGGCGAGGACAGGACCGGGATGTCCTGGACGCCGACGTTGGCGAGGACGGCCACGACCGACTGGACGTCCGCCTTGACGGGCAGGCCGACACAGAGCTTGTTCAGCGAGCTGCCGACCAGCGTGGCCTGCGGGCTCATGCTGCCGTAGGTCGCGTTGTTGCCGAACGACTCGGCCGCGTTGTTGCCGCTGAGCGACGTGGTGCCGGTGTCGTTGCCGATGGCGAGCGCCTGGGGGGCTGCCGCCGCCGACACACCGACGAAGGACGCGGCGACCACCGCAGCGGCCATTGCCTTCTTCAGCATTTCGGTATTCCTTTCCTGGCTCCTCGGCTCCTCGCCAAGACGCACGTTCCTGTCCGGCATCAACCCGGCCACGGCGTTTTGGTTGCGGGGTATCACCCGTTCGGATCGTTCGGCGGTACGGAACCCGTGGAATTCCGAGGACGGTCGCCCGTGCGCGCCGCATGGCCCCATGTGGTCCATTGGAGTGAACGGGAGCAACCGATCGCCATGGCGGGCAGTTGACCCCGATGGCTCCGGTGGACGGGGTTTCTCCAGAAGGGAATCACAAGTGATCAAGAAGGTTCTGGCCGCCGCCGCGGTCGCCGCCTCCGTCGTCGGCGCCTCCGCCGTCGCCGCGTCGCCGGCCCTGGCCATCGGCAACGACCACGGCACGACCTCCTTCAGCGGCAACGGCGCCTCCCAGGCGTTCGGCAACTCGGCCACCTACGGCAGCATGAGCCCGCAGATGGCGCTCATCCAGGGTTCGCTGAACAAGCCCTGCATCGGCCTGCCCGCGAAGGTCAACGCCCAGTCCCTGGTGGGTCTGCTCAACATCGGCGTGCAGGACATCCCGGTCCTGTCCTCGCCGCAGAACCAGCAGTGTGTCGAGAACTCCACCCAGGCCAAGGGCGACGAGCCGCTCTCGCACATCCTGGACGACATCTCCGCCCTGTCCGGCAACGGCACCGCCAACAACTGATCCGGAGATCCCCGGGGTCCCGCACGGCCCCTCCGTCGGGCCGCCGAGCTTTTCGGCGGCCCTTCGGCGTGTCCCCGCGTCCCCGGCCGGACGTCCGCCGGCCGGGTACGCGGGGCTGCCGTGTGTGGGGTGGGTGAGCCGGGCGGCCGTACCGCGGTTCAGGTGCACCGCGCGGCACAGGGGGCGCGCGTGAACCTGACGGAGTGCGCTGACCCGATCGAGGCAAAGACCGCAACCCCGAAGGGCTCCGCACCGTTGTCGATCACGCAGCTCCTCCCCGGAGTCCGCCTTTTCGAAAGGGAACGAACATGAAGAAGCTGTGGGCAACCGCGGCCGTCGCCGCCTCCGTCGCCGGTCTCGCGGGTGCGGCCGCCCCGCAGGCCCTTGCCATCGGCGACGACCACGGCACGACCTCCTTCAGCGGCAACGACGCCACCCAGGCGTTCGGCAACTCGGCCACGTACGGCGACATGAGCCCGCAGCTCTCGCTGGTCCAGGGTTCGCTGAACAAGCCCTGCATCGGCCTGCCCGCGAAGGTCAACGCCCAGTCGATCCTGGCCCTGGTCAACGTCGGCGTCCAGGACATCCCGGTCCTGTCCTCGCCGCAGAACCAGCAGTGCGTGGAGAACTCCACCCAGGCCAAGGGCGACGAGCCGCTCTCGCACCTCCTGGACGACATCTCCGCCCTGTCCGGCAACGGTGCCGGCAACGGCTGATCCAGGTCCTCCGCGGCGGCGGGTCACCGGTCTTCTCCGGTGGCCCGCCGTCGCGTTGTGCCGCCGGGACCTCGAAGGCGGGGGCCGGTGGCCCGTCGTCCTCGGTGAACTCCCCCTGGATCAGCGGGAAGGCGCCGACGGCCTCGGTGCGCGGGAGCCGCCGCACCGGCTCAGGAGACCACGTCCTTGCGGGCGAACCCGCGGAAGGCCAGGGCGAACAGGACGAGGGCGTAGGTCACCGAGACCGCGGCGCCCTGGATCATGCCGGACCATTCCAGCTGCGGCTGGACGGCGTCGGCCCAGGCGAACTGCCAGTGCGCGGGCAGGAAGTCCCGCCAGTGGCCGAGGGCGGTGACGGCATCCAGGACGTTGCCGACGATGGTCAGGCCGACCGCGCCGCCGACCGCGCCGAGCGGGGCGTCCGTCCTCGTCGACAGCCAGAACGCCAGTGCCGCGGTGACCAGTTGGGACACGAAGACGTACGCCACCACGATCACCAGGCGCCGGGCCGCATCGCCGGCGTCCAGCTGGCCGCCGGTGGGGATCTGCAGCGGGCCCCAGCCGTAGGCGGCCGTGCCGACCGCGAGGGCCACCACCGGCAGCAGCACCATCGCGGCGAGGCTGAGCCCGAGGGCCACGGCGAGCTTGGACCACAGCAGCCGGGCCCGGGGCACGGGCGCGGCGAGCAGATAGCGCAGGGAGGACCAGCTCGCCTCGGAGGCGACCGTGTCCCCGCAGAACAGGGCGACCGGGATCACCAGCAGGAAGCCCGCCGAGACGAACAGGCTGACCGCGGCGAAGTTGGCGCCGGACGCGGTGGCCGTGTCCATCAGCGTGATCCGGTTGTTGCGGCCGCCGGGGCTGCCGCCGATGGTGAAGGCGACGAGCAGGACGAACGGCAGGGCCGCGAGGATCGCGCCCATGATCAGGGTGCGGCGCCGCGTGAGCTGGCGGACCAGCTCCACGCGCAGGGGCAGGGTGCGGCCCGCGCGGTAGCCGGAGGCGGCCTCGGCGGGCTCGGTGAGCGTGCTCACGGGGTACCTCCGATCAGGGTGAGGAAGGCGTCTTCCAGGCGCCGGTGCGGGCCGACCGAGGCGACGGGCACCTCCAGGCGGACCAGCTCCACGACCAGCCGCTCGGCGGTGCCGCCGGGT comes from the Streptomyces sp. NBC_00820 genome and includes:
- a CDS encoding ABC transporter permease, whose amino-acid sequence is MSTLTEPAEAASGYRAGRTLPLRVELVRQLTRRRTLIMGAILAALPFVLLVAFTIGGSPGGRNNRITLMDTATASGANFAAVSLFVSAGFLLVIPVALFCGDTVASEASWSSLRYLLAAPVPRARLLWSKLAVALGLSLAAMVLLPVVALAVGTAAYGWGPLQIPTGGQLDAGDAARRLVIVVAYVFVSQLVTAALAFWLSTRTDAPLGAVGGAVGLTIVGNVLDAVTALGHWRDFLPAHWQFAWADAVQPQLEWSGMIQGAAVSVTYALVLFALAFRGFARKDVVS